A DNA window from Thiopseudomonas alkaliphila contains the following coding sequences:
- a CDS encoding oxidoreductase-like domain-containing protein → MLEKPIPPGDYDCCESACEPCVWDIYYDELRQWQAEQKAATEQTKETQN, encoded by the coding sequence ATGCTAGAAAAACCTATTCCACCCGGTGACTATGATTGCTGTGAAAGTGCCTGCGAGCCTTGTGTTTGGGATATTTATTATGATGAATTGCGCCAGTGGCAAGCGGAGCAAAAGGCTGCAACAGAGCAAACCAAAGAAACTCAGAACTAG
- a CDS encoding molybdopterin dinucleotide binding domain-containing protein — protein sequence MDKSRRNLLKGAAAGAGVATFVAGYSGPLEKMLHGIKGTSGEKAKDRIHGNSLEPEYSIDSATGELTLNPNQRTAFTVCYGCTTLCGVRVRVDNQTDEVLRVIGNPYHPLSGDPHLPQATPVLDALKSVSGFEEQGLAGRSTACARGNAMMAQITSPFRLTHCLKRVGKRGERKWQKISFEQLVQEVCEGGDLFDEGHVQGLRELHDHDTLIDPDNPEYGPIANQLLVMDATDYGRTAILRRFAFNAFGTRNFGAHGPYCGLAFRLGSGAAMNDMDKNAHAKPDYTHTRFGLFIGTAPSQAGNPFKRQGRLLAEARAHGQMEYMVVDPALNATASHAAAERNRWVPILPGSDSAFVMGLIQHMLNTQGYAADYLAIPSPKAAQLANEPGHSNATHLVIESKDHPRVGHFLRRSDLGLTELEADDNSFMVLSEQGELVDSMTVDRAQLFVDQTIATPNGPVAVKSSLTKLKESADQYSMQHYAKECGIPADKIIEIADKFIEHGRKSVADCHGGMMSSNGFYASFGVTMLNVLAGSFNLRGGAIKAAGQFNGVGPGPRYNMEDFPGKRAPKGVFLSRSRFPYQKSSEFKRKVAAGQSPYPADGPWRPLAPPLITEHITSGLHGYPYPLKAVIGHMANPIYGQAGLEKLIGESIKDPSKIGLYIGVDGFINETNRYADYLVPDSVMYEVWGFTGSWGGTNTRMTTACWPVVEPKQQKTAEGEPVSMDSFLIAVSKRLGLPGFGDNAIPDAEGNLHPLNKAEDFYLRAAANVAFQGQPLPDATESDVLHGGIERLVPMIARTLKHDEQLPVAYMYARGGRFEDYDQGFKDGQHRHAWLRPMCVYNEDVGTAIDSRTGERYVGNPQFQPPIFYDGTPMREIYTLEEWPLLAFSFKSNVMNSYSVGLERLRMVKPYNPVLLHEADAKRFGVQHGDTIVIESPGGQVIGLALVSAGVKQGAIGIEHGFGHRELGASEHLIDGEAKPSLDWVGAGVNLNDLGFADPTRKVPATWLEHVSGASIRQGLPVKVMRLDS from the coding sequence ATGGATAAGTCACGTCGAAATTTATTAAAAGGCGCTGCCGCTGGTGCTGGGGTTGCCACGTTTGTTGCTGGTTACTCCGGCCCGCTGGAGAAAATGCTACACGGAATTAAAGGCACTTCAGGTGAAAAAGCCAAGGATCGGATTCACGGCAATTCGTTAGAGCCCGAGTATTCGATTGATAGCGCTACTGGTGAGTTAACCCTGAATCCTAATCAGCGCACCGCATTTACAGTATGTTACGGCTGCACCACCTTATGCGGCGTGCGGGTACGGGTGGATAATCAGACTGATGAAGTGCTGCGTGTGATTGGCAACCCTTATCATCCGCTATCGGGTGATCCCCATTTGCCGCAGGCCACTCCAGTATTAGATGCTTTAAAAAGTGTCAGTGGCTTTGAGGAACAAGGATTAGCGGGTCGCTCTACTGCTTGCGCGCGCGGTAACGCAATGATGGCGCAAATTACTAGCCCCTTTCGCTTGACTCATTGTTTAAAGCGCGTAGGCAAGCGAGGTGAGCGGAAGTGGCAAAAAATTTCCTTTGAGCAGCTGGTACAAGAAGTGTGTGAAGGTGGTGATCTATTTGACGAGGGCCACGTACAAGGCTTGCGTGAACTGCATGATCACGACACGCTGATTGATCCAGACAATCCAGAGTATGGGCCGATCGCTAATCAGTTATTAGTGATGGATGCCACCGACTATGGGCGTACCGCAATTTTACGGCGGTTTGCCTTTAATGCCTTTGGCACGCGTAATTTTGGTGCCCACGGACCTTATTGCGGATTAGCGTTTCGCTTAGGTTCAGGCGCAGCGATGAATGATATGGATAAAAACGCCCACGCCAAGCCCGATTACACCCATACCCGCTTTGGCTTATTTATTGGTACAGCTCCTAGCCAAGCCGGTAACCCCTTTAAGCGTCAGGGGCGTTTATTAGCTGAAGCGCGGGCCCATGGTCAAATGGAGTATATGGTGGTAGATCCCGCACTCAATGCGACTGCTTCACACGCGGCAGCTGAGCGTAATCGTTGGGTGCCAATTTTACCTGGTTCAGATAGTGCATTTGTTATGGGCTTAATTCAGCATATGTTGAACACCCAAGGATATGCCGCTGATTATCTGGCCATTCCGTCACCTAAAGCGGCGCAATTGGCTAATGAACCGGGGCACAGTAACGCTACCCATTTAGTGATTGAGTCTAAAGATCATCCTCGCGTGGGTCACTTCTTGCGTCGCTCTGATTTAGGTTTAACGGAGTTAGAAGCAGACGATAACTCCTTTATGGTGCTTAGCGAGCAAGGAGAGCTGGTCGATTCGATGACGGTGGATCGGGCTCAGTTATTTGTTGATCAAACCATTGCTACGCCTAATGGGCCAGTAGCGGTTAAGAGTAGTTTAACCAAGCTAAAAGAGTCTGCTGATCAGTACAGCATGCAGCACTATGCCAAAGAGTGTGGGATTCCTGCAGATAAAATTATCGAAATAGCAGATAAATTCATCGAACATGGACGAAAATCGGTGGCTGATTGCCATGGCGGTATGATGTCCTCGAATGGCTTTTATGCCTCCTTTGGCGTCACTATGCTTAACGTCTTAGCCGGTAGTTTTAACTTGCGTGGCGGAGCGATTAAAGCGGCTGGCCAGTTTAATGGCGTGGGGCCCGGTCCGCGCTACAACATGGAAGATTTTCCAGGTAAACGAGCGCCTAAAGGCGTATTTTTGTCGCGCTCACGCTTTCCCTATCAAAAATCCTCCGAATTTAAGCGCAAGGTAGCCGCCGGACAATCACCTTATCCTGCCGATGGACCTTGGCGTCCGTTAGCTCCACCGCTGATTACCGAGCATATTACCTCGGGCTTGCATGGTTACCCTTATCCGTTAAAAGCGGTAATTGGACACATGGCTAACCCTATTTATGGTCAGGCGGGGCTAGAAAAGTTGATTGGTGAATCAATTAAAGATCCAAGCAAAATCGGCTTATATATCGGGGTGGATGGCTTTATTAACGAAACCAACCGTTATGCTGATTATCTAGTTCCTGACTCGGTCATGTATGAAGTGTGGGGCTTTACTGGTTCTTGGGGTGGAACCAATACCCGCATGACCACTGCCTGCTGGCCGGTGGTTGAGCCGAAGCAGCAAAAAACGGCAGAAGGTGAACCGGTAAGTATGGATAGCTTTTTAATTGCCGTCTCTAAGCGTTTAGGTTTGCCTGGGTTTGGCGATAACGCCATTCCTGATGCTGAGGGTAATTTGCATCCGCTGAACAAGGCCGAAGACTTTTATCTACGCGCTGCGGCTAACGTTGCCTTTCAAGGCCAGCCATTACCCGATGCCACTGAAAGTGATGTGCTGCATGGCGGCATTGAGCGCTTGGTGCCGATGATTGCTCGCACTCTCAAGCACGATGAACAGTTACCGGTGGCTTATATGTATGCCCGTGGCGGACGTTTTGAAGACTATGACCAAGGCTTTAAAGATGGACAACATCGCCATGCGTGGTTGCGGCCTATGTGTGTGTATAACGAGGACGTAGGGACTGCAATTGATAGCCGTACCGGTGAGCGTTATGTGGGTAACCCACAGTTTCAGCCACCGATTTTCTATGATGGTACGCCAATGCGTGAGATTTATACCTTAGAGGAGTGGCCGCTATTAGCATTTTCCTTTAAGTCCAACGTGATGAACTCTTATTCGGTTGGGTTAGAGCGTTTGCGTATGGTTAAACCTTACAATCCAGTGTTGCTGCATGAGGCCGATGCTAAGCGATTTGGTGTGCAGCATGGCGATACGATTGTGATTGAAAGCCCAGGTGGTCAAGTGATTGGTTTGGCGTTAGTCAGTGCGGGGGTAAAGCAAGGCGCGATCGGTATTGAGCATGGTTTTGGCCATCGCGAGCTAGGTGCCAGCGAGCATCTAATTGATGGAGAAGCTAAGCCATCATTAGATTGGGTGGGAGCTGGGGTTAACTTAAATGATCTAGGCTTTGCCGATCCGACGCGTAAAGTGCCTGCTACATGGTTAGAACACGTTAGCGGAGCCAGTATTCGTCAAGGCTTACCGGTAAAAGTGATGCGTTTAGATAGCTAA
- a CDS encoding fatty acid--CoA ligase, whose amino-acid sequence MQTQLAAPAFNFPLLLGSLLNSGVQTAPLQQIVYQDQQYSYQDLQQRVHQLANALQQVGLKSGQTVGVMDWDSHRYLECFFAIPMLGAVLHTINVRLSAEQILYTINHAEDDVLLINSEFLPLLASIAERIETVKTLIVLNDQAPLPEAVTQIAQYVGEYEQLLKNAPTGPCPFPELDENTRATTFYTTGTTGLPKGVYFSHKQLVMHTLALRSATAGTGHGRFNQDDVYMPMTPMFHVHAWGVPLLATLLGVKQVYPGRYEPAKLLQLIEQHQVSFTHCVPTILQMLLKQAGTNYQFNALKMIIGGAAFPEPLALQALRQGIDAFTGYGMSETCPVLTLAYLTPAQQQLPLEQQTAIRCKTGKPIPFVELRIVDQAMQDVAHDGQAQGEIVVRTPWLTQGYLKDAAGSAELWAGGWLHTGDIATLDAEGQVKITDRIKDVIKTGGEWVSSLAIENFLLQHPAIQECAVIGVTDSKWGERPVALVVLNTKLQAIASEQLQAHLQQFVDQGLLSKFGVPDRFISLAELPKTSVGKLNKRLLREQYH is encoded by the coding sequence ATGCAGACTCAACTAGCAGCACCTGCGTTTAATTTCCCTTTATTGCTGGGTTCTTTGCTTAACAGTGGCGTACAAACTGCGCCCTTACAGCAAATTGTGTATCAGGATCAGCAGTATAGTTACCAAGACCTACAGCAACGGGTGCATCAATTAGCCAATGCTTTGCAGCAAGTAGGGCTAAAGTCGGGACAAACCGTTGGCGTGATGGATTGGGATAGCCATCGCTACTTGGAATGTTTTTTTGCCATCCCTATGCTTGGCGCGGTCTTACACACGATTAATGTGCGTTTATCTGCCGAGCAAATTCTCTATACCATTAATCACGCCGAAGACGATGTGCTGCTAATCAATAGCGAGTTTTTGCCCTTGCTCGCCAGCATTGCTGAGCGCATAGAAACGGTTAAAACTCTGATCGTGCTCAATGATCAAGCGCCCTTACCCGAGGCGGTGACGCAAATTGCGCAGTATGTCGGCGAATATGAGCAATTACTCAAAAATGCTCCCACTGGGCCTTGCCCATTTCCTGAGCTAGATGAAAACACCCGCGCCACCACCTTTTACACCACCGGAACCACAGGTTTACCCAAAGGCGTCTATTTCAGCCATAAACAGCTGGTGATGCATACCCTAGCACTACGCAGTGCCACGGCTGGCACTGGCCATGGCCGTTTTAACCAAGACGATGTGTATATGCCAATGACGCCGATGTTTCATGTGCATGCCTGGGGAGTACCGCTGCTGGCCACGCTATTGGGAGTCAAGCAGGTGTATCCAGGGCGCTATGAGCCGGCTAAATTATTACAGCTGATCGAACAGCATCAAGTTAGCTTTACCCATTGCGTGCCTACTATTTTACAAATGCTACTCAAACAAGCCGGCACGAATTATCAGTTTAATGCTTTAAAAATGATTATTGGTGGCGCGGCCTTTCCAGAACCTTTGGCACTACAAGCACTGCGCCAAGGCATTGATGCCTTTACTGGTTATGGCATGAGTGAAACCTGCCCGGTGCTGACCCTGGCTTATTTAACCCCAGCGCAACAGCAACTACCGCTCGAGCAACAAACAGCGATTCGCTGTAAAACCGGTAAACCCATTCCGTTCGTTGAATTACGGATTGTCGACCAAGCCATGCAAGACGTAGCCCATGATGGTCAAGCCCAAGGAGAAATTGTAGTGCGCACCCCTTGGCTTACCCAAGGTTATCTAAAAGATGCTGCAGGTTCAGCCGAGCTATGGGCTGGTGGCTGGCTGCATACAGGTGATATCGCCACTTTAGACGCAGAAGGCCAAGTAAAAATTACCGACCGCATTAAAGATGTGATTAAAACCGGTGGGGAATGGGTTTCGTCATTAGCCATTGAAAACTTTCTGTTACAGCATCCGGCAATTCAAGAGTGTGCAGTGATTGGTGTAACCGATAGCAAATGGGGCGAACGTCCTGTCGCCCTAGTGGTACTCAACACCAAGCTACAGGCCATTGCTAGCGAGCAGTTACAAGCCCACTTACAACAGTTTGTTGATCAAGGTTTACTGTCTAAATTTGGTGTGCCAGATCGTTTTATTAGCCTGGCCGAACTACCAAAAACCAGTGTTGGCAAGCTCAATAAACGACTGCTACGGGAGCAATACCACTAA